Within uncultured Methanoregula sp., the genomic segment TCTTTTTTGAGCCTGAAACGAGTACCAGCTCGTCAAGCGTTGCACCCGGGAATTTTTTCAGGTAGCTGGCGATCTCTGGTTTGTGCAGGAGCGTGCACGTTGCACAGTTCCAGACCTTTCCTCCGCTGGCACTCTCCACCCACTGCCCGAGCTGTTCATTCCTGCACGGGTAAAACGGGCAGTAGCAGAAATCGCAGGCCTGTCCCTCAAAATGGCAGGGATAGTACGGGCAGGTTTCCGGCACCCATTCAATCCAGTGTTCACCCCTGAACCGGCTGAAGATAAAGTATGCCGGCCGATCGGATCGGACCCCGGTATCGTGCCGCTTCAGGGCTTCCGGTAACCCGTGGGCAATGGCCGCCCTGATCCTCGTCCCGGCTGCCGTGAGACGTCCTGCCGACCAGTGGCAGGTATCTCCTTCGCCGGCTACAATCACGCCGTCGGAGGGCGTTCCGGAGATGGGGAGATCGAGTGCCTGGAGCGCCTCTGCCTTGGCTTCGGCAGCAACCATGACGGCTTCCACGAGAGCGGCATCGTCGAACCCTTCCGTGCTCGTGACGATGATCGTGATCCCGCCCGTTCCTGCCGGGGGTTCGCGGCGGATGCCGGCCGCGATGAATACCGTGATGAAATCGTACTGGAGAATACAGAACTGGCAGACGGGAATCGCGGTGAGGAACCCGGAGTACTCCATGTCCAGGCCGGCACCGGCAGCTATCCGCCCGAGTACCTTGTCCGGATCCTCAGCGCCTGCACCGGGCGGGATCGTTGTGTGAAGAAGGGTCGGCAGCGA encodes:
- a CDS encoding cysteine-rich small domain-containing protein — translated: MRYYTDNNTLFIRGSFRAASTGICGGIRSLPTLLHTTIPPGAGAEDPDKVLGRIAAGAGLDMEYSGFLTAIPVCQFCILQYDFITVFIAAGIRREPPAGTGGITIIVTSTEGFDDAALVEAVMVAAEAKAEALQALDLPISGTPSDGVIVAGEGDTCHWSAGRLTAAGTRIRAAIAHGLPEALKRHDTGVRSDRPAYFIFSRFRGEHWIEWVPETCPYYPCHFEGQACDFCYCPFYPCRNEQLGQWVESASGGKVWNCATCTLLHKPEIASYLKKFPGATLDELVLVSGSKKR